The Schistocerca gregaria isolate iqSchGreg1 chromosome 1, iqSchGreg1.2, whole genome shotgun sequence genome includes a window with the following:
- the LOC126283278 gene encoding protoporphyrinogen oxidase, which translates to MIGVLGGGISGLAAAHYLLKTKVQPVTVLEASHRIGGWIQTTNSPTGNIYEHGPRTIRVRGPLGENTLLLVKELGLSNKVLPIPSTHPAARNRMVYVDKKLHLLPSNLTSILLPKPPFTKPIISALLKDISTAKKEVSDESIYDFVERRLGKELAEFAISPLICGVCAGDAKKISAKFLMKSLFEAEQKHGSIFKGMMMNMLQNRKNKMPPSQDELCERARKERWNVWSLEGGMEELPKALESNVRQKGCEIVLNAPCTEMHILNDKEVFVKAGSVEHKFNHVFCALPAYKLAELVHRQHPQLSSDLAAIPYVSVGLVNLQYDGKCLKQDAFGFLVPPSQKLPILGIVFDSCCFGKNDKTVLTVMMGGAWFEELFGENPSPDTFLSTAVKYTTDILGIVGKPESHSVSILRNCIPQYVLGHHDRVDRIRKYIKQNNLPISVIGAPYDGVGVNDVIFSSKQAVANMH; encoded by the coding sequence ATGATTGGTGTTCTTGGTGGCGGAATCAGCGGACTTGCAGCTGCTCATTATCTCTTGAAAACAAAAGTTCAGCCAGTTACAGTTCTGGAAGCATCACATCGCATTGGAGGCTGGATACAAACAACAAATTCTCCAACTGGAAATATATATGAACATGGACCAAGGACAATCAGAGTCCGAGGTCCTCTGGGAGAGAACACACTTCTCTTGGTAAAGGAACTGGGATTGTCAAATAAAGTGTTGCCAATACCTAGTACACATCCTGCTGCACGGAATCGAATGGTGTATGTTGACAAGAAGCTACACCTGTTGCCATCCAACCTTACTTCAATATTGCTTCCAAAACCACCTTTCACAAAACCAATTATTAGTGCTTTACTGAAGGATATTTCCACTgccaagaaggaagtcagtgatGAAAGCATATATGATTTTGTAGAAAGGAGATTGGGTAAAGAACTAGCTGAATTTGCTATTAGTCCACTAATTTGTGGTGTGTGTGCTGGAGATGCAAAAAAGATAAGTGCAAAGTTTCTGATGAAATCATTGTTTGAAGCAGAACAGAAACATGGTTCAATTTTTAAAGGCATGATGATGAATATGTTACAGAATAGGAAGAATAAAATGCCTCCAAGTCAGGATGAACTATGTGAAAGAGCCAGGAAAGAGAGATGGAATGTGTGGTCTTTAGAAGGGGGCATGGAGGAACTGCCCAAGGCATTAGAGTCTAATGTTAGGCAAAAAGGTTGTGAAATAGTTCTTAATGCTCCTTGTACAGAAATGCATATACTGAATGACAAGGAAGTGTTTGTGAAGGCTGGGTCAGTTGaacacaaatttaatcatgtattttgtGCCTTGCCAGCATACAAACTTGCTGAACTCGTTCACAGACAGCATCCTCAACTAAGTAGTGACTTGGCAGCTATACCATATGTTTCTGTTGGACTTGTGAATTTGCAGTATGATGGGAAATGTTTGAAGCAAGATGCCTTTGGATTTCTGGTACCACCATCACAGAAGCTCCCAATATTGGGCATTGTTTTTGACAGTTGTTGTTTTGGTAAGAATGATAAAACTGTTCTCACTGTAATGATGGGAGGCGCATGGTTTGAAGAACTATTTGGAGAAAATCCTAGTCCAGATACTTTCTTATCCACTGCAGTAAAATATACTACAGATATCCTTGGTATTGTAGGGAAACCAGAATCACACTCTGTTTCTATCCTTCGGAACTGTATACCCCAATATGTATTAGGTCACCATGATAGAGTAGATAGAATTAGGAagtacataaaacagaataacttaCCAATATCAGTCATTGGAGCACCTTATGATGGTGTTGGTGTGAATGATGTGATATTCTCATCAAAACAAGCTGTTGCTAATATGCACTGA